One genomic segment of Desulfobacterales bacterium includes these proteins:
- a CDS encoding metal ABC transporter permease, whose translation MIEALQFEFMRNALFAGFFASLICGVIGTFVVVNRLVFLGGGIAHASYGGIGVAFFFGIPYIVGTLGFSLLAAIVMTAVVLKAKNRADTFIGVLWAVGMAIGIILLDLTPGYNVNLMSFLFGSILAVPGSDIWWMLGLSIITIAATGYFYRDMLAISYDDEFASLRGVPVNLLYFLFIGLIAVSIVIIIRVVGLILVIALLTIPPFIAEKYARSLLMMMVLATLFAMIFNLTGLWLAYTFNLTSGATIILVATAGFFISMAVDFLLPGKFSIRQD comes from the coding sequence ATGATCGAGGCCCTTCAGTTTGAGTTCATGCGGAATGCGCTTTTCGCGGGTTTCTTTGCCAGCCTGATCTGCGGCGTGATCGGCACTTTCGTGGTGGTCAACCGGCTGGTGTTTTTGGGCGGGGGCATCGCCCATGCATCATACGGCGGCATTGGCGTGGCCTTTTTTTTTGGCATCCCCTATATTGTCGGCACCCTGGGATTCTCCCTGTTAGCGGCCATTGTGATGACCGCCGTGGTGCTAAAGGCCAAAAACCGTGCCGATACATTTATCGGGGTCCTATGGGCGGTGGGCATGGCCATCGGCATCATTCTGCTCGATCTCACCCCCGGCTACAATGTCAACCTCATGAGTTTTCTCTTCGGGAGCATCCTGGCTGTGCCGGGTTCCGATATCTGGTGGATGCTGGGGCTCAGCATTATCACGATTGCGGCCACGGGATATTTTTACCGGGACATGCTGGCCATCTCCTATGACGATGAATTCGCCTCCCTGCGCGGCGTACCGGTAAATCTCCTCTATTTTTTATTTATCGGATTGATTGCGGTCTCCATTGTCATTATCATCCGGGTAGTGGGCCTGATTCTGGTCATCGCCCTGTTGACCATCCCGCCGTTTATTGCGGAAAAATACGCAAGATCCCTTTTGATGATGATGGTGCTGGCCACGCTTTTTGCCATGATATTTAATTTAACCGGACTATGGCTGGCCTATACGTTTAATCTTACATCCGGGGCGACCATCATTCTGGTGGCCACGGCGGGTTTTTTCATCTCAATGGCGGTGGACTTTCTGCTGCCCGGAAAATTTTCAATCCGTCAGGACTGA
- a CDS encoding metal ABC transporter ATP-binding protein, which translates to MNEPIIEVENMSFSYRGLNVLSDVSFSVRKKEFLAFIGPNGGGKTTLVKLFLGLLKPDTGTIRIYGTPPEKAAHRIGYVPQDVAINKSFPISVLDVVLMGRLRFRGRGRLIKADKEAARKVLSEMEMLGYQNRRIDDLSGGQRERVFIARALATDPDILILDEPTASLDNAGRSELYAILKEINKSKTILLVTHDMMVLSSYVSSVACVNQNVHYHDDAEITEEMIQNGYHCPVELIAHGIPHRILKTHKDQP; encoded by the coding sequence ATGAACGAGCCGATCATTGAAGTCGAAAATATGAGTTTTTCCTACCGGGGACTAAATGTGCTTTCGGATGTCTCCTTTTCCGTGCGGAAAAAAGAGTTTCTGGCATTTATCGGCCCCAACGGCGGCGGCAAAACCACGCTGGTCAAACTTTTTCTGGGGCTTTTAAAGCCTGACACCGGAACCATCCGGATATACGGCACCCCCCCGGAAAAGGCCGCGCACCGCATCGGCTATGTCCCCCAGGATGTGGCCATCAACAAATCCTTTCCCATATCGGTCTTAGATGTTGTTTTAATGGGCCGGCTGAGATTCCGTGGCCGGGGGCGGCTTATCAAGGCGGACAAAGAAGCCGCCCGGAAGGTGCTCTCGGAAATGGAAATGCTTGGCTACCAGAACCGGCGCATTGATGATCTTTCCGGCGGGCAGCGCGAACGGGTGTTTATCGCCCGGGCCCTTGCCACAGACCCCGATATCCTGATTCTGGATGAGCCCACCGCCAGTTTGGACAATGCCGGCCGCAGCGAGCTCTACGCCATTCTCAAAGAAATTAATAAAAGCAAAACCATCCTGTTGGTCACCCACGACATGATGGTGCTCTCAAGCTATGTGTCATCCGTTGCCTGCGTGAACCAAAACGTGCATTATCATGATGATGCGGAAATCACCGAAGAGATGATACAAAACGGCTATCACTGCCCGGTGGAACTGATCGCGCACGGTATTCCCCACCGGATTTTAAAAACCCATAAGGACCAGCCATGA